In the genome of Candidatus Eremiobacteraceae bacterium, one region contains:
- a CDS encoding IclR family transcriptional regulator: MALSSGDMPTGPKQRGESKVNSVDRALVILEYLGTQTKEIGVRELGQAIGLSKSSVHRILQTLRARGFVKWNPDNARYSLGMRAFEVGCGILRSMEAHAIAKPHLEQLVNALGETAFLGVIDDAELVYIDKIDGRRSVRMYADVGARRPLHCTGIGKALLAHLERPEIDRILAAKPLTRYTKNTITDPDLLRQDLEKARRQGYAEDNEEIEEGLYCVGAPLFNYSGRPIAAISVSVPKIGAQNVQKDRIIKHVVQAAQEISAKLGYTGRPKTNTIG, encoded by the coding sequence GTGGCGTTATCTTCCGGCGATATGCCCACCGGCCCAAAGCAGCGCGGCGAGTCTAAAGTCAACTCGGTCGACCGGGCCCTCGTCATTCTCGAATATCTCGGTACGCAGACCAAAGAGATCGGCGTCCGCGAGCTCGGTCAGGCGATCGGCCTCTCCAAGAGCAGCGTCCACCGCATCCTTCAGACCCTCCGAGCACGGGGATTCGTGAAATGGAACCCCGACAACGCTCGCTACTCTCTCGGCATGCGCGCTTTTGAAGTCGGCTGCGGCATCTTGCGCTCGATGGAGGCGCACGCGATAGCCAAGCCCCACCTCGAGCAACTGGTCAACGCGCTGGGCGAGACGGCATTTCTCGGCGTGATCGACGACGCCGAACTCGTCTACATCGACAAGATCGACGGCCGCCGCTCGGTGCGCATGTATGCGGATGTCGGAGCCCGGCGGCCCCTGCATTGCACCGGCATCGGCAAGGCCCTGCTCGCGCACCTCGAGCGCCCTGAGATCGACCGCATTCTTGCGGCCAAGCCGCTCACCCGGTATACGAAGAACACCATCACCGACCCCGATCTGCTGCGCCAGGATCTCGAAAAGGCCCGGCGTCAAGGCTACGCCGAGGACAACGAAGAGATCGAAGAGGGGCTCTATTGCGTGGGTGCGCCGCTGTTCAACTATTCGGGCCGCCCCATCGCCGCGATATCTGTCTCGGTCCCGAAGATCGGCGCGCAAAACGTGCAGAAGGACCGCATCATCAAGCACGTGGTCCAAGCGGCGCAAGAGATCTCGGCGAAGCTCGGCTACACCGGCCG